The DNA sequence CACACCGACCTGGCCGGCGCGATGGCGATCGCCGAGCGCATCCGCCGGCGCGTGGCGCGGCTGTCGATCGACTGGCGGACCGAGCGGGTCGAGGCCACGGTGAGCCTCGGGGTGGCCGCGCTGCGGCCGGACACGCCGTCACTGGACGCGCTGATCCACGAGGCCGACCAGGCGCTCTACGACGCCAAGCGCAAGGGCCGCAACCAGGTGGCCAGCCGGCCGTCCGCCGTGCACGAGGTGATCGAGGTTCAGGCGACCTGACGCAGCGTGGCGCGCGGCACGCGGTAGTGCTCGTCGGTCATCAGGTCGATGCCGCAGCTCAGGCCCTGCACCCACTCGATGAACTCCTGCACCGCCGCACCCTTCATCGGCGCGCCGTGCTGCGGGACGATCATGTCGATGCGCAGGTTGCGCACCATGTTGGCCCACAGGCGCAGGATCTTGTTCGACACCATCAGCCGGCGGTGGAACTTCTCCATGCGCGGGATGTGATCGGCCAGCGAGGTGACGAACTCGGCGGGCTTGACGTCCGTGCCGAGCGAGGCGCCCAGGTCGCCGGAGAACAGGATGCGGCTGATCGGGTCGTAGAACTGGAAGTTGCCCTCGGCGTGCATGAAGTGCGCGGGCAGCGCGATCAGGTGGGAATTGCCGATCGGGATGTACATGCCCTCGTCGGGGATGCCGATGATGCGGCCTTCGGTCTTGCCCGGCTTGCAGAAGTGCGGCGCGAAGCGTTCCCACACGCGCGAGATGTAGAGCGTGGCCTCGGTGCCGGTCATCCAGCGGTCCAGCGAGGCGATGATGTCCGGGTCGGCGTGCGAGGCCAGCAGCGCCGACAGGCGGCTGGGCGCGAAGTGGCGCGACATGCCCAGGTACAGCTCGCTGTAGGCGAGGTTCCCGCCCGGGTCGAGGATGGCGCCCGTGTCGTCGTTGACGATCAGGAACTGGTTGGCCTGCACGGCCTCTCCGCCCTCATGGGAGAGGTCGCTGAACATCAGGCATTTGTGGCCTTTGTGGTTATAGAGCTCGATGGGCATGGCGGCACACGTTTGAGATGGATCAGGCGATGGCCCCACTCTAGAGGCCTCGATCTGGTGCACCCTTGATGCCGATCAACGTGTCCGGGTCAGTGCGGCGCCCTTGCGACATCGTTCATGCCCGAAACCGTGAGTTCCATCACACGGTCGGCCACGCCGGCCGCGGCCCGCGAGTGCGTGACCAGCACGCAGGCCGCGCCGTGCTCGCGGGTCTGCTCGCGCAGCGCCTGCAGCACCTGGCGGGCACTGCCCGGGTCGAGGTTGCCGGTCGGCTCGTCGGCCAGCAGCAGCGCCGGGCGGTGGATCAGCGCGCGGGCGATCGCCACGCGCTGCACCTGTCCGCCCGAGAGCTGCTGTGGCAGGCGCGACCCGAGCCCGGCCAGCCCCACCGATCGCAGCGCCTGCTCGACGCGACCGTCGTCGGGCTCGCCCAGCAGCATCAGCGGCAGCGCGACGTTCTGCGCCACCGTCAGGTGCGGCAGCACATGGAAGGCCTGGAACACGAACCCCAGGTGCCGGCGGCGCCAGTGCGCCTGCTGCGCCTCGTCGGCATGGGTGATGTCGAAGCCCAGCACGCGCACTTCGCCCGCATCGGGCCGGTCCAGCCCCGCGATGCAGTTGAGCAGGGTGGACTTGCCCACGCCGGATTCGCCCAGGATCGCGACGAACTCGCCGCGCGACACCTGCAGGTCCACGCCCTGGAACACCGCCGCTTCGCCGTAGCGGCGCGCCAGCCCGCGCACGTCCAGCACGACTTCGCTCATGCCGCCTCCGCGGCGGCGCGCACGCGCTGCACCACCTGCTCGACCGCGTCGGGGGCGTCGCAGGCCACCACCTGCCGGTAGGGCATGCCACGCAGCCAGGTCAGCTGCCGCTTGGCGAGCTGGCGCGTGGCGGCGATGCCGCGCTCGGGCAGCTCGTGCGGCGGGAACAGCCCGTCGAGCATCTCCCAGGCCTGCCGGTAGCCCACGCAGCGCATCGAGGGCATTGCCAGCGACAGGTCGCCGCGCGCGCGCAGGCGCTGCACCTCGTCGACGAAGCCGGCGGCGAGCATCTGCTCGAAGCGCTGCGCGATGCGCCGGTGCAGCCAGGCCCGGTCGGCGGGTTCCAGCGAGACCAGGGTCACGCCCTCGGGGGCCGCGCGCGTGCCGCCGAAGCGGTCGGTGTGGAAGGCCGACAGCGGGCGCCCCGAGACGCGGTACACCTCCAGCGCGCGCTGGATGCGCTGCGCGTCGTTGGGCGACAGGCGCGCCGCGGTGACTGGGTCGACCTCGGCGAGGCGGGCGTGCAGCGCCGGCCAGCCCAGGCGGGCGGCCTCCGCGTCGAGCGCGGCGCGGATGGCCGGGTCGGCCGCCGGCAGGGCGTCGATGCCATCCAGCAGCGCCTTGAAGTACAGCATCGTGCCGCCCACGAGCAACGGCAGCCGGCCGCGCGCGCGGATCTCGCCGATCAGCCGTTGCGCGTCGGCGACGAACTGCGCAGCCGAGTAGGCCTCGTCCGGTTCGATGATGTCGATCAGGTGATGCGGCACCAGCGCGCGTTCCCCGGCGCTGGGCTTGGCGGTGCCGATGTCCATGCCGCGGTAGACCAGCGCCGAATCGACGCTGACGATCTCCACCGGCAGCTGGCGGGCCACCGCCAGCGCGGCGGCCGTCTTGCCCGAGGCGGTCGGCCCCGCGAGACAGACGTAGCGGGAACTCATGAGGCAGCAGAAGGCGTCGGTTCGCCGTGCCGGCGCACCAGCACCCACGCGGCGTAGCCGACCAGCAGCGACCAGAATGCGATGGTCAGCGCCAGCGGATAGACCGTGCCGTTGTGGCTCCAGCCGATCCAGCTGCTGACGCCGAACGCCAGCACCATGCACAGGAAGCCCGACAGCGCGGCCGCGGTGCCGGCGCGCGCCGGGAAGGGGCCCACCGCGCCGGTGTGGGCGCAGGGCTGGTGGATGCCGTGGGCC is a window from the Caldimonas thermodepolymerans genome containing:
- a CDS encoding MBL fold metallo-hydrolase, with the protein product MPIELYNHKGHKCLMFSDLSHEGGEAVQANQFLIVNDDTGAILDPGGNLAYSELYLGMSRHFAPSRLSALLASHADPDIIASLDRWMTGTEATLYISRVWERFAPHFCKPGKTEGRIIGIPDEGMYIPIGNSHLIALPAHFMHAEGNFQFYDPISRILFSGDLGASLGTDVKPAEFVTSLADHIPRMEKFHRRLMVSNKILRLWANMVRNLRIDMIVPQHGAPMKGAAVQEFIEWVQGLSCGIDLMTDEHYRVPRATLRQVA
- a CDS encoding ABC transporter ATP-binding protein codes for the protein MSEVVLDVRGLARRYGEAAVFQGVDLQVSRGEFVAILGESGVGKSTLLNCIAGLDRPDAGEVRVLGFDITHADEAQQAHWRRRHLGFVFQAFHVLPHLTVAQNVALPLMLLGEPDDGRVEQALRSVGLAGLGSRLPQQLSGGQVQRVAIARALIHRPALLLADEPTGNLDPGSARQVLQALREQTREHGAACVLVTHSRAAAGVADRVMELTVSGMNDVARAPH
- the miaA gene encoding tRNA (adenosine(37)-N6)-dimethylallyltransferase MiaA, which encodes MSSRYVCLAGPTASGKTAAALAVARQLPVEIVSVDSALVYRGMDIGTAKPSAGERALVPHHLIDIIEPDEAYSAAQFVADAQRLIGEIRARGRLPLLVGGTMLYFKALLDGIDALPAADPAIRAALDAEAARLGWPALHARLAEVDPVTAARLSPNDAQRIQRALEVYRVSGRPLSAFHTDRFGGTRAAPEGVTLVSLEPADRAWLHRRIAQRFEQMLAAGFVDEVQRLRARGDLSLAMPSMRCVGYRQAWEMLDGLFPPHELPERGIAATRQLAKRQLTWLRGMPYRQVVACDAPDAVEQVVQRVRAAAEAA